The genomic region TCGGCGCGGGCCGTTGGGCCGGTGGTGGTGGCGGCGGTGGGTACGGCGTCGCGGCCGCGCTGCGTTGCAGAATTGTGGCGGCCTGATCCTGATCTCGTTGTGTCAGTGCATGATTGGCTGCGGCGGCCAGCTCGCCCGCGCTGGCATAGCGGTCCTGCGGGTTCTTGGCCATGCCGCGGGCGATCACCGTGTCGAAGGCGGGCGGGACCCCGTGTCGCTGCCGGCTGGGCCTGGGTGCCGGCTGCATCAGATGGGCGGTGATCACCGCGCTGACGCTGTCGCCGGTGAACGGTTGTGTGCCGGTAAGGCATTCGTGCAGCACGCAGGTCAGCGCATAGACGTCGGCGCGGTGGGTGACCTCGTCGTTGGTGAATCGTTCCGGCGCCATGTAGGCGTATGTGCCGACGGCGGTGCCCAGCTGGGTCAGCTTCTCGTCGGAAGCGGCGTTGGCGATGCCGAAATCGACGAGGTAGGCGAAGTCGTCGCCGGTCAGGATGATGTTCTCGGGTTTCACATCGCGATGCATCACCCCGCTTTCGTGCGCGGCGTCCAGCGCCGAGGCGATCTGTTTGACGATCGCCACCGCACGCGAGGGCGTCATGGGCCCGCGGTCATCGAGCATCTTGCGCAGATCGGTGCCGTCGATCATGCGCATGTCGACATAGAGCAGGCCGTCGATCTCGCCGTAGTCGTGAATCGGGACGACATGCGGTTCCTGCAGCCGGCCGGCCGCATGGGCCTCGCGCTGCAACCGCTTGCGGAACACCGGGTCGTGGGCGGCGGACTCGGGCAACAGCTTCAGCGCGACGATGCGGTCCTTGACGGTGTCCTCGGCCTCGTACACCTCGCCCATGCCGCCCTTGCCCAGCAGCCGACGCAGCCGATACGGGCCGAGCTGGGATCCAACGCGTGATCCCCCCGCAGCGGGGTCGTTCATCGGATGCTCCCTGTCGTGCGTACGCGCTGGGTAACCACCCTAATGCCGCGTCAGTGCGGATGCGTCTCAATGCCGGATGCGACCGCTGCTGCCAAGGGCGGCGGCAAGTCGAGCGGCCGGCATCGGCGTGATTGTGACCCGCGGCCGGTGCGCGATGGTGTAGACCTGCCTGAGTAGAACGTGTTCTAGTTTCGGACCAGGAGGCGGTATGGGCCTGCGGGTGGTGCAGTGGGCGACCGGCGGTGTCGGCGTCGCGGCGATCAAGGGCGTGCTCGAGCATCCCGACCTCGAACTCGTCGGCTGCTGGGTGCACTCGCCGGACAAGGCGGGCCGGGACGTCGGGGACATCATCGGTACCGGACCGTTGGGCGTGGTCGCGACCGACAGCGTCGAGGAGATCGTCGCCCTCGATGCCGACGCGGTCGTGTACTCACCGCTGCTGCCCAACCCCGAGGAGGTCGCCGCGCTGCTGCGGTCCGGCAAGAACGTCGTCACCCCGGTCGGTTGGGTGTACCCCAGCGACCGTCAGGGCGCTCCGCTGCGGGAGGCGGCGATCGAGGGCAACGCGACGCTGCACGGCACCGGCATCGCGCCGGGCGGCATCAGCGAGAAGTTCCCGCTGCTGTTCTCGGCGTTCTCCACCGGCGTGACCTTCGTGCGGGCCGAGGAGTACTCCGATCTGCGCACCTACGAGGCGCCCGACGTCGTACGGCACGTGATGGGCTTCGGTGAGGTGCCGGACAAGGCGCTGAGCGGGCCGATGCAGAAGCTGCTCGACGGCGGCTTCATCCAGGCCGTCCGGATGGTGGTCGACAAGGTGGGTTTCGCCGCCGACCCGAAAGTGCGGTCCTCGCAGGAGATCGCGGTGGCCACGGCGCCGATCGAATCGCCCATCGGCGTCATCGAGCCGGGGCAGGTCGCGGGCCGCAAGTTCCACTGGGATGCGCTGGTCGACGGTGAACCGGTGGTGCGGGTGACGGTGAACTGGCTGATGGGCGAGGAAAACCTGGATCCCGCTTGGACATTCGGCCCCGAAGGCCAGCGCTACGAGATGGAGGTGCACGGCAACCCCGACGTGTCGATCGTGGTCAAGGGCTTCCAGTCGGCGGTCGGCGGCGAGGGACCGGAATACGGCATCGTCGGTACCGCCGCACACTGCGTGAACTCCATACCCGCGGTGTGTGCCGCCGACCCCGGCATCGCGACATATCTGGACCTGCCGTTGATCAGTGGGAAAGCCGCGCCGCGCCACGGGATTCGGTAGCGACCGTTACGCCGGTCCGGCAGGCGGGTGGGAACGCACCGGCGAACCTCGCGTGACGGCCGGCGGCGGCGCCTGGCACACTCACGAGCTGTGACGAGACGAGCTCTGGTGCTCGCCGGCGGTGGGCTGGCGGGCATCGCCTGGGAGACCGGAATCCTGGCGGGCATCGCCGACGAGTCCAGTGTGACCGCGCGGGCGCTTCTGGAGTCCGACGTCATTGTCGGCACGTCGGCGGGTGCCGCCGTCGCCGCCCAACTCGGCAGCGGCCTGGGGCTCGACGAACTCTTCGACCGGCAGACGGCGGCGTCGTCCACGGAGATCAAACCGGATGTGGGTGTCGAGGAGATCACCGAGATGTTCCTGTCCGCGATGGCCCAGCCCGGTTCCAAGGCCGAGGTACTTCGGCGGATCGGTGCCGTCGCGCTCAGTGCCGACACCGTGACCGAACCGATCCGCCGAGAGGTGATCGCGCACCGGCTGCCGAGCCACGAATGGCCGGAGCGCGATCTGCTCATCACGGCGATCGACACCGCCACCGGTGAGCTCGTCACCTTCGATCGGACGTCGGGTGTGGGCCTTGTCGACGCGGTCGCGGCCAGCTGCGCGGTGCCGGGAGTGTGGCCGCCTGTGACCATCGCAGGCCGCCGGTTCATGGACGGCGGGGTCGGCAGTACCGTCAACCTGGCGCTCGCCGACGACTGCGATGTGGCTGTCGCGCTGGTACCGCACGGGGTTTCGTCACCGTCGCCGTTCGGCACCGGAGCCGCCGACGAGGTGGCCGCTCGTGCCGCGTTCGGTGTCTTCGCCGACGACACCTCACTCGAGGCGTTCGGCGCCAACCCGCTGGATCCGGCATGCCGGGCGCCGTCGGCACACGCCGGCCGGCGTCAGGGCCGCGAGGTTGCCGCCGCGGTGAGGGAGGTTCTGGGCTGCTGAATCAGCTTCTGGTACCGGCTTCTTCGGCTTTGTCCAGCGCGGTCGCGGCCAGTTCGCGGCCCACCTCGATGACCTCGGCGGCGCGGTGGAACTCCAAGCTGCGGCAGGCGGAGCGCGGCACTTCGATCAGGAGATCGGGCGGATACCCCGCGAGTATGTGTCGAGCGAGCGCGGCCTGCGCGATGTCGATCGTGCGGTTCATCACCTCGAAGCTGCCGAGCTTGGGCACCGCCACCTCCTTGGTCGCGTCGACGAGCTCCTCTTCGTTCGCGCTGTCGTCGGGGTCCTCGGCTCTGGCGCTCTCGAACAGGGAGGTGGTGCCGCGCCAGACTCGCGTCAGCCACTCGCTGGTGGCGCGGGGACCGCTGTCGACGGGTTCTTCGGCGCCGCCGGACTCGCTGCCCGCCAACGACACCGCGATGGTGAGGTCGGCGTTGACGGCCGCGATCGGGGCCATCGGCAACGGGTCCAGAATGCCGCCGTCGGCGAGCAGCCGACCGTCGAGCAGATGCGGAGTGATCACCCCCGGGATCGCGATGGACGCGCGGATCGCCGCGTCGACAGGCCCGCGTTGCAGCCACACCGACTTGCCCGCGATGAGATCGGTCGACACCGCCGTGTAGGGAATCGGCAGATCCTCGATGCGGACGTCGCCGAGGATGTCGCGCACCGCGTCGAGGATCTTGGCTGCCCGCAGCGCACCGGCCGCGCCGATCTTCGGGTCCAGCAGCCGCAACACGGCGGCCTGCGTCAGGGACTTGGCCCACTCGGCGAACTCCTCGAGTTTCCCGGCCGCGCTCAGGCCGCCGACGAGCGCGCCCATCGACGACCCTGCGATGCCGACGATCTCGTAGTCACGGTGCTGCAGTTCGTTGATCACGCCGATGTGGGCGTACCCCCGCGCACCCCCGCTGCCCAGCGCCAGCGCCACCCGGTTGCCAGCCATAGCGCTATTGTCCGCCTGTTCGGGCGGTCAGCCGCAGAGTTCGTCGGCCGCCGCCCGGACGGCGACGATCACCGCGGCCTGGCGTTCGGGCGACAGCTGCGACCACGGCGTGCCGTACGTTCCCGGACCGGCCGAATCCGTTGACTGCAGCATGCCCAGGTACGGCTCGATCTGCGACTTCGGGTCGCCGCCCTGCTGGTCCATCCACGCTTTGGCGGTGATGCAGGCCTTGGAGTACTCCTCCTCGGTCGACTCGGCGGGTGCGCCGACGGCGGTGGTGACTCCTCCGGGGGAGACGTCCACCGAACCCGGTGCCGCGGTCGGGGTTTCGGAGCTGGTGTCAGTGGCTTCGGACGTTGTGGTCGCGGGGGTCTCGGGTGCGGGAGCGGCGTCCTCCCCGTCCGACGAGCACCCGGCGAGCATCCCGACGGTCACGATGATCGCCGCAACGGCGTGACGTTGGCGCATCCCGCCAATCTAGGCAATCGACCGGACACCGGGCAGCCCGCCCCGCGTTAGGAGTGCTCGGCTCTGCCGCGGCGTTCAGGCAGCCGCCGTGTTAGCCTCGAGCGCATGACGACCGGATACCAGGAGTGTTGCCGGGCCTAGCTGCCCCCGCCCCTGTCCTGTTGTCCGTTCTCCTGGAGCTTGCATGGTTTCCCCTGCAGTCTTTCCGTATGCCGTTCCCGCGGTCTCCGCACCGACCCGACTGCGGCTTCCTGATCTGCTGTCGGCCGCCGACCGAGGCGCCGACGACGTGCTCAGTGGCCGGTGCGACCACTTGCTGCCTGCCGACGGGCCGCCTCGCGACGAGCGCTGGTACACCCGCCTGTACGGCGACGAGGAACTCGACCTGTGGTTGATCAGCTGGGTGCCGGACCGATCGACCGAACTACACGACCACGGCGGCTCGTTCGGCGCGCTGACGGTGGTCTCCGGCGCGTTGCGCGAGACTCGCTGGGATGGGCGCGGGTTGCGGCACCGCCGGCTGGCCGCCGGGGACCAGGCCGCCTTTCCGTTGGGCTGGGTGCACGATGTGGTCTGGGCGCCCGAAGGCGACGGGGCCGATCCCATCGCGCCGACGCTGAGTGTGCACGCATACTCGCCGCCGCTCACCGCGATGTCCTACTACGACGTGACCGCACGTAACACGCTGCGCCGCAACCGCACCGAGCTCACCGGAACTCCGGAGGGATGATGACCAGTCGAATCGACCGTGTGCTGGACGATGCCCGGGCCCGCCTGGCCAGGTACGAGGCATCGGAGGTGCCCGCGGCGTTGGCTCGCGGTGCCATCCTGGTCGACATCCGGCCGCAAGCACAGCGTGAACTCGAGGGTGAAGTTCCGGCGGCGCTGGTGATCGAACGCAATGTGCTGGAGTGGCGGTGCGACCCCACGAGTGGTGCGCGGCTGCCTGAGGCCGTCGACGACGACGTGGAGTGGGTGGTGCTCTGCTCGGAGGGTTACACGTCCAGCCTGGCTGCCGCCGCGCTGCTCGACCTCGGCCTGCACCGGTCGACCGACGTCATCGGTGGCTACCAGGCACTCAAAGATGTCGTCTTCTAGGCGTTCTCGTCGTTGGACAGCAGCGGGCGGAGCCGTTCCGTCTTCTGCGGCGTCCAGCCCGGGGGTTGCAGGATCGCCGCCCAGGCATTGGCCACGTCCTTGACGTAGACGTGGCCGTGGCCGTCGGGCACGTCGACGGCTACTGCCATGTCCGCCGACACCTGCAGGAAGGTGACCACAGGAATCCACTGCATGCGACCGGAGACGTCGTAGCCGCGCGGTTCGCGCAGCCAGTCCGGTTCGGAGAACAGCAGGTCGGGATTGAACCACGCGATCGGATCAGACGCGTGCTGCAAGTAGACCACGCGGGGGTTGCCCCAGGGGGCGTCGGGCCGCACCAGGTTGTCGGCGCGCGCGGCGAACCGGACGTTCTCACCCTTGTCGTAGATCGGCAGCCACATCGGCGAACCGGCGTCGCGATCGCGGGTCAGCTGCGTCCAGATCGTGTTGTTGAACGTCGGCCCGGAGAACAGCGCGCCGTCGGTGCGCGCGATCAGGTTGTTCAGCGCCAGGAACGGCGCCTCGCCGCCGAAGGAGCCCAGGCTCTCGCCGAAGACGACCAGGCGCGGTCGCTGTGCCTCCGGCATTTCGCGGATCAGCGCGTCGACGGCCTCGAACAGCGCCTGCCCGGCCTGCCGCGCGTTCTCCTTGTCCACCAGGAACGACAGCCAGCTGGGCAGGAACGAATACTGCATCGACACGATCGCGGTGTCGCCGTTGTACATGTACTCCAGGGCGCTGGCCTCGGCCTCGTTGATCCAGCCGGTGCCCGTGGTGGTGGCCACGGCGACGAGGCCGCGGTCGAGTCCACCCGTGCGCTGCAGCTCGCGCGCGGCCAGGGCCGCGGTGGCCTTGATGCCCTCGGCGGAATGCAGTCCGGCGTAGGCGCGGATGGGCTCGACTGCGGGCCTGCCGTTGAACTCCGACAGTTCCTCTACGGTCGGTCCGGCCGACACGAACACCCGGCCCTGGTGGCCGAGCGACTCCCAGCTGGCCAACGATTCGGGGCCGCCGGACCGCAACGGCGACGTCGTAGCGGGGAAGTCGGGGTCGGTCTCGTCGTTGACGGCGGCGAACGTCTTGTTGATCGTGTCCATTGCGACACGCACCACGACACCGTTGATCAGCGCGATGGCCAACGCGAGCAGTAGCGCCACCGCGACGACGGCCGAAACCCGCGGCGGCGCAAATCGGTTGAGCTGGCGCACAAGGAACCGCACCAGCCTGCCGATCAGCTGACCGATCTCGACGAGAACGAACAGCGTCACGACG from Mycobacterium sp. IDR2000157661 harbors:
- a CDS encoding serine/threonine-protein kinase; this translates as MNDPAAGGSRVGSQLGPYRLRRLLGKGGMGEVYEAEDTVKDRIVALKLLPESAAHDPVFRKRLQREAHAAGRLQEPHVVPIHDYGEIDGLLYVDMRMIDGTDLRKMLDDRGPMTPSRAVAIVKQIASALDAAHESGVMHRDVKPENIILTGDDFAYLVDFGIANAASDEKLTQLGTAVGTYAYMAPERFTNDEVTHRADVYALTCVLHECLTGTQPFTGDSVSAVITAHLMQPAPRPSRQRHGVPPAFDTVIARGMAKNPQDRYASAGELAAAANHALTQRDQDQAATILQRSAAATPYPPPPPPPAQRPAPIHRTPPPGPVWAGVPPPPGPPPGMPGPPRSRTPWIPIAAAAGVLVLVLGALGIWLAVGPDDPASGIASSATSEPTMTSERTTARTPRTAPAPNPDSFDAKLLGLLPRGYEAGACEPVRPPAAGSLATVDCGQASPDGGPANARYSLYADQQALDRAFDESVAANSELVQCPDSGVESPSTWHYTATPDTVEGRIACGVYNGNQDVTWTKNGDLVLGDAQSQNLVDLHNWWLKYG
- a CDS encoding NAD(P)H-dependent amine dehydrogenase family protein; its protein translation is MGLRVVQWATGGVGVAAIKGVLEHPDLELVGCWVHSPDKAGRDVGDIIGTGPLGVVATDSVEEIVALDADAVVYSPLLPNPEEVAALLRSGKNVVTPVGWVYPSDRQGAPLREAAIEGNATLHGTGIAPGGISEKFPLLFSAFSTGVTFVRAEEYSDLRTYEAPDVVRHVMGFGEVPDKALSGPMQKLLDGGFIQAVRMVVDKVGFAADPKVRSSQEIAVATAPIESPIGVIEPGQVAGRKFHWDALVDGEPVVRVTVNWLMGEENLDPAWTFGPEGQRYEMEVHGNPDVSIVVKGFQSAVGGEGPEYGIVGTAAHCVNSIPAVCAADPGIATYLDLPLISGKAAPRHGIR
- a CDS encoding patatin-like phospholipase family protein, with the translated sequence MTRRALVLAGGGLAGIAWETGILAGIADESSVTARALLESDVIVGTSAGAAVAAQLGSGLGLDELFDRQTAASSTEIKPDVGVEEITEMFLSAMAQPGSKAEVLRRIGAVALSADTVTEPIRREVIAHRLPSHEWPERDLLITAIDTATGELVTFDRTSGVGLVDAVAASCAVPGVWPPVTIAGRRFMDGGVGSTVNLALADDCDVAVALVPHGVSSPSPFGTGAADEVAARAAFGVFADDTSLEAFGANPLDPACRAPSAHAGRRQGREVAAAVREVLGC
- a CDS encoding patatin-like phospholipase family protein; translated protein: MAGNRVALALGSGGARGYAHIGVINELQHRDYEIVGIAGSSMGALVGGLSAAGKLEEFAEWAKSLTQAAVLRLLDPKIGAAGALRAAKILDAVRDILGDVRIEDLPIPYTAVSTDLIAGKSVWLQRGPVDAAIRASIAIPGVITPHLLDGRLLADGGILDPLPMAPIAAVNADLTIAVSLAGSESGGAEEPVDSGPRATSEWLTRVWRGTTSLFESARAEDPDDSANEEELVDATKEVAVPKLGSFEVMNRTIDIAQAALARHILAGYPPDLLIEVPRSACRSLEFHRAAEVIEVGRELAATALDKAEEAGTRS
- the lpqV gene encoding lipoprotein LpqV, whose protein sequence is MRQRHAVAAIIVTVGMLAGCSSDGEDAAPAPETPATTTSEATDTSSETPTAAPGSVDVSPGGVTTAVGAPAESTEEEYSKACITAKAWMDQQGGDPKSQIEPYLGMLQSTDSAGPGTYGTPWSQLSPERQAAVIVAVRAAADELCG
- a CDS encoding cysteine dioxygenase, which produces MVSPAVFPYAVPAVSAPTRLRLPDLLSAADRGADDVLSGRCDHLLPADGPPRDERWYTRLYGDEELDLWLISWVPDRSTELHDHGGSFGALTVVSGALRETRWDGRGLRHRRLAAGDQAAFPLGWVHDVVWAPEGDGADPIAPTLSVHAYSPPLTAMSYYDVTARNTLRRNRTELTGTPEG
- a CDS encoding rhodanese-like domain-containing protein; this translates as MTSRIDRVLDDARARLARYEASEVPAALARGAILVDIRPQAQRELEGEVPAALVIERNVLEWRCDPTSGARLPEAVDDDVEWVVLCSEGYTSSLAAAALLDLGLHRSTDVIGGYQALKDVVF
- a CDS encoding alpha/beta hydrolase; translation: MTDTEAPAPAPERGEARDEAPAKPWWVRHYTFTGTALGLVFIWLSLTPSLLPRGPLFQGLVSGAAGAFGYGLGVFAVWLVRYMGSKDSSPPAPRQAWIALVVIGVVGQVLMIIYFHVWQNEVRGLNDVALLRFWDYPLTAVLSVVTLFVLVEIGQLIGRLVRFLVRQLNRFAPPRVSAVVAVALLLALAIALINGVVVRVAMDTINKTFAAVNDETDPDFPATTSPLRSGGPESLASWESLGHQGRVFVSAGPTVEELSEFNGRPAVEPIRAYAGLHSAEGIKATAALAARELQRTGGLDRGLVAVATTTGTGWINEAEASALEYMYNGDTAIVSMQYSFLPSWLSFLVDKENARQAGQALFEAVDALIREMPEAQRPRLVVFGESLGSFGGEAPFLALNNLIARTDGALFSGPTFNNTIWTQLTRDRDAGSPMWLPIYDKGENVRFAARADNLVRPDAPWGNPRVVYLQHASDPIAWFNPDLLFSEPDWLREPRGYDVSGRMQWIPVVTFLQVSADMAVAVDVPDGHGHVYVKDVANAWAAILQPPGWTPQKTERLRPLLSNDENA